A window of the Branchiostoma lanceolatum isolate klBraLanc5 chromosome 13, klBraLanc5.hap2, whole genome shotgun sequence genome harbors these coding sequences:
- the LOC136447966 gene encoding FAS-associated death domain protein-like: MADDPRQDLFLEISRNLVDEELTDLRNYVSGAKILAATFVQKANAHQIFNQMEKERKLKPGDLSLAANILRKIGRHDYAEQAEKIAENERKGQNTRKRSATSASTSDQETPAKRRKQPGVKQEAGRRRSRQEENVDVSRYFDKVVRGVSANWDDLARKLKFEENEIDGIEDRKRDHDSRCREMLKRWRNRKGKAGQAATLQALKKALIKIGHTLTADSLDDLSDSSESSDE, from the exons ATGGCGGACGATCCTCGACAGGATCTATTCCTGGAGATTTCTCGAAACCTGGTAGATGAAGAACTTACGGATCTCCGTAACTATGTCAGTGGTGCGAAGATTTTAGCAGCGACATTCGTTCAAAAAGCTAACGCTCACCAGATCTTCAACCAAATGGAAAAAGAACGGAAGTTGAAACCTGGCGATCTCTCGCTTGCGGCAAACATCTTGAGAAAAATCGGCAGACATGACTACGCTGAGCAGGCGGAGAAGATTGCGGAGAATGAAAGGAAGG GACAGAACACGAGGAAAAGGTCGGCTACCAGCGCCAGTACATCCGACCAGGAGACACCTGCGAAGCGACGAAAACAACCTGGCGTAAAGCAAGAAGCAGGACGTCGACGCTCTAGACAGGAGGAGAATG TTGACGTGTCGAGGTATTTCGACAAGGTCGTTCGTGGTGTCAGCGCCAATTGGGACGACTTGGCACGGAAGTTGAAATTCGAGGAAAACGAGATCGATGGAATAGAGGACAGGAAACGTGACCACGACAGTAGGTGTAGAGAGATGCTGAAACGGTGGAGGAACAGGAAAGGCAAAGCTGGACAAGCTGCGACCCttcaagctctgaagaaggcTCTCATCAAAATCGGGCACACACTCACTGCCGACAGTTTGGATG ATCTATCAGACTCATCGGAATCTTCAGACGAGTAG
- the LOC136447144 gene encoding FAS-associated death domain protein-like yields MPSKAEFDVSRYFDKVVRGVSANWDDLARKLNFEENEIDGIEDKKPDVDSRCREMLKRWRNRKGKGKAATLQALKKALIKIGHQLTADSLEDLSDSSESSG; encoded by the exons ATGCCTTCGAAGGCAGAAT TTGACGTGTCGAGGTATTTCGACAAAGTCGTTCGTGGTGTCAGCGCCAACTGGGACGACTTGGCACGGAAGCTGAACTTCGAGGAAAACGAAATCGATGGAATAGAGGACAAGAAACCTGACGTGGACAGCAGGTGTAGGGAGATGCTGAAACGGTGGAGGAACAGGAAGGGCAAGGGAAAAGCTGCGACTCTTCAAGCGCTGAAGAAGGCTCTCATAAAAATCGGACACCAGCTTACTGCCGACAGTTTGGAAG atctatCAGACTCATCGGAGTCTTCAGGGTAG